A single region of the Nocardioides aquaticus genome encodes:
- a CDS encoding ATP-binding protein has translation MERPRTPVTRRREALALAALALLTFALSLLARSTASDTDHALVWPLAGFVVLWLLHRGPRAGVVDAVAVAVPAGAALAWTGLGAVESALGGVAVLVQPLVTVALVRRLAPGLARPRGERESIASLSVLAGLALALVGGVLATAAVLVLLEVVGGAGLSWSVGLLWVVRDLTGAFVAVSVGMVASQHRTGGRARGPAGRLHRGTRLELVGVLGLSTAIFATTFVYEGLPLSFPLLIATGWLGLRFDMLVTTAHTAVFGAAITAATLFGQGPFADAGTPVESASFVQFFVLLMGAAGLVVSAERAQVHVLNEELRQAAAANRDQADLLQEMIDAMTEGVMVVDDAGEVLASNPALDRLLGVGAGRRTERLQGLMAFRLDGTRMLEDERPSRRALAGERVVREQVLYRAEGRPDRVLAATALPLPDHDRTGRRRAMILIEDVTVEHDRRADLVTFAQMVAHDLRNPLSGILGWTGLAARRLEETQEVPSAELGGYLRRTGDAARRMDDLIEHLLDRATRDVEPHDEEVDLGEVLLRVARERGVGSLVEVASVPVLRADPGMLHQLVDNLLANAVKFARPGVAHAIHCTSRMADGGVVVSITDNGRGVPAGQHEQIFAEGHRGHPSLVDGTGLGLSVCRRIAGRHGGTIRAVDNPDGPGAVLEIVMPMERVISLPQRHADHAASSPAETTHIVAPSMERENPGR, from the coding sequence GTGGAACGGCCCCGGACCCCGGTGACCCGCCGGCGCGAGGCCCTCGCCCTGGCGGCGCTCGCGCTGCTCACCTTCGCGCTGAGCCTGCTGGCCCGCTCCACCGCCAGCGACACCGACCACGCCCTGGTCTGGCCGCTCGCCGGCTTCGTCGTGCTCTGGCTGCTGCACCGTGGTCCGCGCGCCGGTGTCGTCGACGCCGTCGCCGTCGCGGTGCCGGCCGGGGCCGCGCTCGCCTGGACCGGGCTCGGCGCGGTCGAGTCCGCCCTCGGCGGGGTCGCGGTGCTGGTGCAGCCGCTGGTCACCGTCGCGCTGGTCCGGCGTCTCGCGCCCGGCCTGGCCCGCCCCCGTGGTGAGCGGGAGTCGATCGCCTCGCTCTCGGTGCTGGCCGGACTGGCGCTCGCGCTGGTCGGTGGCGTGCTGGCCACGGCAGCGGTGCTGGTCCTGCTCGAGGTGGTCGGCGGCGCCGGCCTCTCCTGGTCGGTGGGCCTGCTGTGGGTGGTGCGCGACCTGACCGGGGCGTTCGTGGCTGTGTCGGTGGGAATGGTCGCCTCCCAGCACCGCACCGGCGGGCGGGCCCGGGGGCCTGCGGGCCGGCTGCACCGCGGCACGCGCCTGGAGCTCGTCGGGGTGCTGGGCCTGTCGACCGCGATCTTCGCCACCACGTTCGTCTACGAGGGTCTGCCGCTGTCCTTCCCGCTGCTGATCGCCACCGGCTGGCTCGGCCTGCGCTTCGACATGCTGGTCACGACCGCCCACACCGCCGTCTTCGGCGCCGCCATCACCGCCGCGACGCTGTTCGGTCAGGGACCGTTCGCCGACGCCGGGACACCGGTGGAGTCGGCGTCCTTCGTCCAGTTCTTCGTCCTGCTGATGGGGGCCGCCGGCCTCGTGGTCAGCGCCGAGCGCGCCCAGGTGCACGTCCTCAACGAGGAGCTGCGTCAGGCCGCGGCCGCCAACCGGGACCAGGCCGACCTGCTGCAGGAGATGATCGACGCGATGACCGAGGGCGTCATGGTCGTCGACGACGCCGGGGAGGTGCTGGCCAGCAACCCGGCGCTCGACCGGCTGCTCGGGGTCGGGGCGGGACGGCGTACCGAGCGGCTCCAGGGCCTGATGGCGTTCCGTCTCGACGGGACCCGGATGCTCGAGGACGAGCGGCCGTCACGCCGCGCGCTGGCCGGCGAGCGGGTGGTGCGCGAGCAGGTGCTCTACCGAGCGGAGGGTCGCCCGGACCGCGTCCTGGCCGCCACCGCGCTGCCGCTGCCCGACCACGACCGGACCGGGCGGCGTCGCGCGATGATCCTGATCGAGGACGTCACCGTCGAGCACGACCGCCGCGCCGACCTGGTCACCTTCGCCCAGATGGTGGCCCACGACCTGCGCAACCCGCTGAGCGGCATCCTGGGGTGGACCGGGCTGGCCGCGCGGCGTTTGGAGGAGACCCAGGAGGTCCCGTCGGCCGAGCTCGGCGGTTACCTGCGGCGCACGGGCGACGCCGCCCGCCGGATGGACGACCTGATCGAGCACCTGCTGGACCGGGCCACCCGCGACGTGGAGCCGCACGACGAGGAGGTCGACCTCGGCGAGGTGCTCCTGCGGGTGGCCCGTGAGCGGGGTGTCGGATCCCTGGTCGAGGTCGCCAGCGTGCCCGTCCTGCGCGCCGACCCCGGGATGCTGCACCAGCTGGTCGACAACCTGCTCGCGAACGCGGTGAAGTTCGCCCGCCCCGGCGTCGCGCACGCGATCCACTGCACCAGCCGGATGGCCGACGGGGGTGTGGTCGTCTCGATCACCGACAACGGTCGCGGCGTGCCGGCCGGCCAGCACGAGCAGATCTTCGCCGAGGGCCACCGTGGCCATCCCAGCCTCGTGGACGGCACCGGCCTCGGCCTCTCGGTCTGCCGTCGGATCGCGGGGCGTCACGGCGGCACGATCCGCGCGGTCGACAACCCCGACGGTCCCGGGGCGGTGCTGGAGATCGTGATGCCGATGGAGCGGGTGATCTCGCTCCCGCAGCGTCACGCGGACCACGCCGCCAGCAGTCCTGCCGAGACCACCCACATCGTGGCGCCGTCGATGGAGCGCGAGAACCCCGGCCGCTGA
- a CDS encoding DEAD/DEAH box helicase, with the protein MSTSFSDFDLPRPVLDVLTGAGVTEPFPIQSATLPDSLAGRDVLGRGRTGSGKTYAFLLPLVTRLHQSTSKRTPKRPRALILAPTRELATQIHEAMAPMAQALGLKTTTIFGGVGANPQIQALRNGVDVVVACPGRLADHVRSGHCDLGAVEITILDEADHMADLGFLPEVKRLLDKTPEKGQRMLFSATLDGGVDVIVKRYLHSPVTHSVDTAQSPVASIDHQVLHVGANDRLAVITDLAAAPGRTIIFTRTKHGAKQLTKKLNQVGVASVELHGNLSQGARTRNLEAFSTGAAQTMVATDIAARGIHVDDVALVVHADPPVEHKAYLHRSGRTARAGAAGTVVTVMTDAQVGDVRQLTRKAGIKATTTKVVPGHAVLTTIAPGEREYASAPVTPVAAPAEQSRGGGGGGRSGGGGRRRSGGGGGRPQGGGSGGARSGGQGGGRSGGARSGGGRGGSSRTSGGGSSVVYSSGR; encoded by the coding sequence ATGAGCACTTCCTTTTCTGACTTCGACCTTCCCCGCCCCGTCCTGGACGTCCTCACCGGCGCCGGCGTCACGGAGCCCTTCCCCATCCAGTCCGCCACGCTGCCCGACAGCCTGGCCGGGCGTGACGTCCTCGGCCGCGGCCGCACGGGCTCGGGCAAGACCTACGCCTTCCTGCTGCCGCTGGTGACCCGCCTGCACCAGTCCACCAGCAAGCGGACCCCGAAGCGTCCCCGCGCGCTGATCCTGGCCCCCACCCGCGAGCTGGCCACCCAGATCCACGAGGCGATGGCCCCGATGGCGCAGGCCCTCGGCCTGAAGACGACCACCATCTTCGGTGGCGTCGGCGCCAACCCCCAGATCCAGGCTCTCCGCAACGGCGTCGACGTCGTCGTCGCCTGCCCCGGCCGGCTGGCCGACCACGTCCGCTCGGGTCACTGCGACCTCGGCGCCGTGGAGATCACCATCCTCGACGAGGCCGACCACATGGCCGACCTCGGCTTCCTGCCCGAGGTCAAGCGCCTGCTCGACAAGACCCCCGAGAAGGGCCAGCGGATGCTCTTCTCCGCCACCCTCGACGGCGGCGTCGACGTGATCGTCAAGCGCTACCTGCACAGCCCGGTCACCCACAGCGTGGACACCGCGCAGTCCCCGGTCGCCTCGATCGACCACCAGGTGCTGCACGTCGGCGCCAACGACCGGCTCGCCGTGATCACCGACCTGGCCGCCGCGCCGGGCCGCACGATCATCTTCACGCGCACCAAGCACGGCGCCAAGCAGCTGACCAAGAAGCTCAACCAGGTCGGCGTGGCCTCGGTCGAGCTGCACGGCAACCTGTCGCAGGGTGCCCGCACCCGCAACCTCGAGGCGTTCTCCACCGGCGCCGCGCAGACCATGGTCGCCACCGACATCGCCGCCCGCGGCATCCACGTCGACGACGTGGCCCTCGTGGTCCACGCCGACCCGCCGGTCGAGCACAAGGCCTACCTGCACCGCTCGGGCCGTACGGCGCGCGCCGGTGCCGCCGGCACCGTGGTCACCGTGATGACCGACGCCCAGGTCGGCGACGTGCGCCAGCTGACCCGCAAGGCCGGCATCAAGGCCACCACGACCAAGGTCGTCCCCGGCCACGCCGTGCTCACCACGATCGCCCCGGGCGAGCGCGAGTACGCCTCCGCGCCGGTCACCCCGGTCGCGGCCCCGGCCGAGCAGTCCCGCGGTGGCGGCGGTGGTGGTCGCTCCGGTGGCGGCGGTCGTCGTCGCTCCGGCGGTGGCGGCGGTCGCCCCCAGGGTGGCGGCTCCGGCGGTGCCCGCTCCGGCGGCCAGGGAGGTGGCCGCTCCGGCGGTGCCCGCTCCGGTGGCGGTCGCGGCGGCTCGTCGCGCACCTCGGGTGGCGGCTCCAGCGTCGTCTACTCCTCGGGCCGCTGA